A genomic segment from Ramlibacter agri encodes:
- a CDS encoding ABC transporter permease yields MNAVMPTPPVTAPAQAPGFWKRAFRNPSFVIGLVLSLLLLAAAAISFVWTPHNPYEIDMALKLRAPDLQYWLGTDPYGRDIASLLLVGARASIVVGVIAVGIGLVIGTALGLLASARRGWVEEVIMRVADFGFAFPAILSAIMLTAVFGPGMVNAIIAIGIYNIPTFARITRASANAVWGREYVLAARACGKGSFAITIEHVLPNILSVLIVQATIRFAIAILAEAALSYLGLGTQPPQPSWGRMLSEAQSLLFTAPLLAVFPGIAIALAVMGLNLLGDGLRDLFDPRLARKR; encoded by the coding sequence ATGAATGCCGTCATGCCGACGCCGCCCGTGACGGCTCCGGCGCAAGCGCCGGGCTTCTGGAAGCGCGCCTTCCGCAACCCCAGCTTCGTCATCGGGCTGGTGCTGAGCCTGCTGCTGCTGGCGGCCGCGGCGATCTCCTTCGTGTGGACGCCGCACAACCCGTACGAGATCGACATGGCGCTGAAGCTGCGGGCGCCGGACCTCCAGTACTGGCTGGGAACCGACCCCTACGGCCGCGACATCGCCTCGCTGCTGCTGGTGGGCGCCCGCGCTTCCATCGTGGTGGGCGTCATCGCTGTCGGCATCGGCCTCGTGATCGGCACGGCGCTGGGCCTGCTGGCCTCGGCCCGGCGTGGCTGGGTCGAGGAAGTGATCATGCGCGTGGCCGACTTCGGCTTCGCCTTCCCGGCCATCCTGTCGGCCATCATGCTGACGGCGGTGTTCGGCCCGGGCATGGTGAACGCCATCATCGCCATCGGCATCTACAACATCCCCACCTTCGCCCGCATCACGCGCGCCTCGGCCAACGCGGTGTGGGGCCGCGAGTACGTGCTCGCCGCGCGCGCCTGCGGCAAGGGCAGCTTCGCCATCACGATCGAGCACGTGCTGCCCAACATCCTGTCGGTGCTGATCGTGCAGGCCACGATCCGCTTCGCCATCGCCATCCTCGCCGAGGCCGCGCTGTCCTACCTGGGGCTGGGCACGCAGCCGCCGCAGCCGTCGTGGGGCCGCATGCTCAGCGAAGCGCAGAGCCTGCTGTTCACGGCGCCGCTGCTTGCGGTGTTCCCTGGCATAGCCATTGCATTGGCAGTGATGGGCCTCAACCTGCTCGGGGACGGCCTGCGCGACCTGTTCGATCCTCGCCTGGCCCGCAAACGATAG
- a CDS encoding ABC transporter permease, translated as MSLFLFKRLITLIATLVGTSVVVFLVLEILPGNAAQILMGPDASPEAVTALAHKLGLDQSGWDRYWHWVTGMVHSDLGLSYAYSSPVSELILERLSLTVPLALLAMALTIAIALVAGVYAAARHNKLGDVAIMSFTQVGIAVPNFWFAVLLILLFSVHLKWFSAGGFYGWSDGILEGAKALLLPAISLAVVQSAILARITRSSVLEVMREDFVRTARAKGVSQGGALWGHVLRNALIPVVTVMGLQFAELLAGTIVVEKVFSLPGLGRLIFESISNRDLIVVRNCVMLLAAMVVVVNFAVDLLYAVIDPRVKASDI; from the coding sequence ATGAGCCTGTTCCTCTTCAAGCGCCTGATCACCCTGATTGCGACGCTGGTAGGTACCTCGGTGGTCGTGTTCCTGGTGCTGGAGATCCTCCCGGGCAATGCCGCCCAGATCCTCATGGGCCCGGACGCCTCGCCGGAGGCCGTCACCGCCCTCGCGCACAAGCTGGGCCTGGACCAATCCGGGTGGGACCGCTATTGGCATTGGGTCACCGGCATGGTGCACAGCGACCTCGGCCTCAGCTACGCGTACAGCTCGCCGGTTTCCGAACTGATCCTGGAGCGCCTGTCGCTCACCGTGCCGCTGGCGCTGCTGGCCATGGCGCTGACCATCGCCATCGCTCTCGTCGCCGGCGTCTACGCCGCCGCCCGCCACAACAAGCTGGGCGACGTGGCGATCATGAGCTTCACGCAGGTCGGCATCGCGGTCCCGAACTTCTGGTTCGCCGTGCTGCTGATCCTGCTGTTCTCGGTGCACCTGAAGTGGTTCTCCGCCGGCGGCTTCTACGGCTGGAGCGACGGCATCCTGGAAGGCGCGAAGGCGCTGCTGCTGCCCGCCATCTCGCTCGCGGTGGTGCAGTCGGCCATCCTGGCGCGCATCACGCGCTCCTCGGTGCTCGAAGTGATGCGCGAGGACTTCGTGCGCACCGCCCGCGCCAAGGGCGTGTCGCAGGGCGGCGCGCTGTGGGGTCACGTGCTCCGCAACGCGCTGATTCCGGTCGTCACCGTCATGGGCCTGCAGTTCGCCGAGTTGCTGGCCGGCACCATCGTGGTGGAAAAGGTGTTCTCGTTGCCGGGCCTGGGACGCCTGATCTTCGAATCGATCTCCAACCGCGACCTCATCGTCGTGCGCAACTGCGTGATGCTGCTGGCGGCGATGGTGGTGGTGGTGAACTTCGCGGTGGACCTGCTGTACGCGGTGATCGACCCGCGCGTGAAGGCGAGCGACATATGA
- a CDS encoding YfhL family 4Fe-4S dicluster ferredoxin, which produces MALMITDECINCDVCEPECPNEAIFLGPEIYEINPDKCTECVGHFPEPQCVQVCPVACIPLNPERVEDKETLYQKYLRLTAAAKPS; this is translated from the coding sequence ATGGCATTGATGATTACCGACGAGTGCATCAACTGCGATGTGTGCGAGCCGGAGTGCCCGAACGAGGCCATTTTCCTCGGGCCGGAGATCTACGAGATCAACCCGGACAAGTGCACCGAATGCGTCGGCCACTTCCCCGAGCCGCAGTGCGTGCAGGTCTGCCCGGTGGCGTGCATCCCCCTGAACCCCGAGCGGGTGGAGGACAAGGAAACGCTATACCAGAAGTACCTGCGCCTCACGGCCGCGGCGAAACCTTCCTGA
- the pth gene encoding aminoacyl-tRNA hydrolase produces the protein MIKLFVGLGNPGPEYEATRHNAGFWWVDELARQLKVNLVADRGYHGLVARANVHGQTVWLLEPQTFMNLSGKSVAALARFYKIAPQEILVAHDELDVVPGQAKLKLGGSHAGHNGLRDIHAQLGTDDYWRLRIGIGHPGVKSEVVNWVLKKPAPDQRTAIEDCIIRTQKAVPAFLAGEMDKATLVVHTHKPPRPKPPRPDAPPPAP, from the coding sequence ATGATCAAGCTGTTCGTCGGCCTGGGCAACCCCGGCCCCGAGTATGAAGCCACCCGCCACAACGCCGGTTTCTGGTGGGTGGACGAGCTCGCGCGCCAGTTGAAGGTGAACCTGGTGGCGGACCGCGGCTACCACGGCCTGGTCGCGCGCGCCAACGTCCACGGGCAGACGGTGTGGCTGCTGGAGCCGCAGACCTTCATGAACCTCTCGGGCAAGTCGGTGGCGGCGCTGGCGCGCTTCTACAAGATCGCCCCGCAGGAGATCCTGGTGGCGCACGACGAACTCGATGTCGTGCCCGGCCAGGCCAAGCTCAAGCTGGGTGGCAGCCATGCCGGCCACAACGGCCTGCGTGACATCCACGCGCAGCTGGGCACGGACGATTACTGGCGCCTGCGCATCGGCATCGGCCACCCCGGCGTGAAGTCCGAGGTGGTGAACTGGGTGCTGAAGAAACCGGCGCCCGACCAACGCACGGCCATCGAGGACTGCATCATCCGCACGCAGAAGGCCGTGCCGGCCTTCCTGGCAGGCGAGATGGACAAGGCCACGCTGGTCGTGCACACGCACAAGCCGCCGCGCCCGAAGCCGCCCCGGCCGGACGCGCCGCCGCCGGCGCCCTGA
- a CDS encoding 50S ribosomal protein L25/general stress protein Ctc — protein sequence MKFVAFERAKQGTGASRRLRNVGKTPGIVYGGEGQPQLIELDHNALWHALKKEAFHSTILEMDLGGKTAKVLLRDVQYHPFRQQVQHIDFQRVDANTRMHMKVPLHFKGAEESDAVKLDHCLVNPVMTELDVSCLPAELPEFIEIDLSGLKKGTTLTLKDIKLPKGVKAVTHGKPNPVVVSVVTPAAEESAEAAAAGAEGAAAAAPAAAPAKGGKDAKPAAKAPAKK from the coding sequence ATGAAATTCGTCGCTTTCGAGCGCGCCAAGCAAGGTACGGGTGCGAGCCGCCGCCTGCGTAACGTCGGCAAGACCCCCGGCATCGTCTACGGTGGCGAGGGCCAGCCCCAGCTGATCGAACTGGACCACAACGCGCTGTGGCACGCCCTGAAGAAGGAAGCCTTCCACTCCACCATCCTCGAGATGGACCTGGGTGGCAAGACCGCCAAGGTGCTGCTGCGTGACGTGCAGTACCACCCCTTCCGCCAGCAAGTCCAGCACATCGACTTCCAGCGCGTGGACGCCAACACGCGCATGCACATGAAGGTGCCGCTGCACTTCAAGGGCGCGGAAGAGTCCGACGCCGTCAAGCTGGACCACTGCCTGGTGAACCCGGTGATGACCGAACTGGACGTGTCCTGCCTGCCGGCCGAACTGCCCGAGTTCATCGAGATCGACCTGTCCGGCCTGAAGAAGGGCACGACCCTGACGCTGAAGGACATCAAGCTGCCGAAGGGCGTGAAGGCCGTGACGCACGGCAAGCCGAACCCCGTGGTGGTGTCCGTGGTGACCCCGGCTGCCGAGGAATCGGCTGAAGCCGCTGCCGCCGGTGCCGAAGGCGCCGCTGCTGCCGCTCCGGCCGCTGCCCCCGCCAAGGGCGGCAAGGACGCGAAGCCGGCTGCGAAGGCTCCCGCCAAGAAGTGA
- a CDS encoding ribose-phosphate pyrophosphokinase: MQAAPTPDFMVFTGNANPALAEEIAGHLGISLGAASVSRFSDGEVTVEINTNVRTRDVFVVQSTCAPTNENLMELLIMVDALKRASAERISAVIPYFGYARQDRRPRSARVPISAKVVANLLQTVGVARVLTMDLHADQIQGFFDIPVDNIYASPVLLGDLREKNYEDLIVVSPDVGGVVRARALAKQLGTDLAIIDKRRPKANVSEVMHVIGEIDGRNCVIMDDMIDTAGTLVKAAEVLKERGAKKVYAYCTHPIFSGPAIDRISKGTALDEVVVTNTIPLSDAAHACTKIRQLTVAPLIAETMQRISKGESVMSLFSDQVNLF, from the coding sequence ATGCAAGCAGCTCCCACTCCCGACTTCATGGTCTTCACCGGCAATGCCAATCCCGCATTGGCCGAAGAGATAGCCGGCCACCTGGGCATCTCTCTCGGTGCCGCCTCGGTGAGCCGTTTCTCCGACGGTGAAGTGACCGTCGAGATCAACACGAACGTGCGCACGCGCGACGTGTTCGTGGTGCAGTCCACCTGCGCCCCGACCAACGAGAACCTGATGGAGCTGCTGATCATGGTCGACGCGCTGAAGCGCGCCTCGGCCGAGCGCATCAGCGCCGTCATCCCCTACTTCGGCTATGCCCGCCAGGACCGCCGCCCGCGCAGCGCGCGCGTGCCGATCTCGGCCAAGGTCGTGGCCAACCTGCTGCAGACCGTGGGCGTGGCGCGCGTGCTCACCATGGACCTGCACGCCGACCAGATCCAGGGCTTCTTCGACATCCCCGTCGACAACATCTACGCGTCCCCGGTGCTGCTGGGCGACCTGCGCGAGAAGAACTACGAAGACCTGATCGTGGTCTCGCCGGACGTCGGCGGCGTGGTGCGCGCCCGGGCCCTTGCCAAGCAGTTGGGCACCGACCTCGCCATCATCGACAAGCGCCGCCCGAAGGCCAACGTGTCCGAAGTGATGCACGTCATCGGCGAGATCGACGGCCGCAATTGCGTGATCATGGACGACATGATCGACACCGCCGGCACGCTGGTGAAGGCGGCCGAGGTGCTGAAGGAGCGCGGCGCCAAGAAGGTGTACGCCTATTGCACGCACCCGATCTTCTCGGGCCCGGCCATCGACCGCATCTCCAAGGGCACGGCCCTGGACGAAGTGGTCGTGACCAACACGATTCCCCTGTCGGACGCGGCGCATGCCTGCACCAAGATCCGCCAGCTCACCGTCGCCCCGCTGATCGCCGAAACGATGCAGCGCATTTCCAAGGGCGAGTCGGTGATGAGCCTGTTCTCGGACCAGGTCAACCTGTTCTGA
- the ispE gene encoding 4-(cytidine 5'-diphospho)-2-C-methyl-D-erythritol kinase → MRSLHDVPAPAKLNLFLHITGRRPDGYHLLQSVFMLIDWHDTLHFELRPDGALSREDLGPPLPPEDLVLRAARALQQATGSSAGAHIQIEKRVPAEAGMGGGSSDAASTLLALNRLWQLGLKLPALEKIGLSLGADVPFFLRGRNAWVEGIGETITPLALPSARFAVVKPAHGLATKGIFQDPSLKRDSNSATIAGFAADPYGFGHNDLEPVARRLCPDVAEALQWLGSQGLHGRMTGSGSAVFALLPGGKSLVQAPAGWVARECGNMDVHPLVGWASSDDSV, encoded by the coding sequence ATGCGGTCGCTTCACGACGTGCCGGCGCCGGCCAAGCTGAACCTGTTCCTGCACATCACCGGCCGCCGTCCCGACGGCTACCACCTGCTGCAGTCGGTGTTCATGCTGATCGACTGGCACGACACGCTGCACTTCGAGTTGCGTCCCGACGGCGCGCTGAGTCGCGAAGACCTGGGCCCGCCGCTGCCGCCGGAAGACCTGGTGCTGCGCGCCGCGCGCGCGCTGCAGCAGGCCACGGGCAGCAGCGCGGGCGCGCACATCCAGATCGAAAAGCGCGTGCCCGCCGAGGCCGGCATGGGCGGCGGCTCGTCCGATGCGGCCAGCACCCTGCTCGCGCTGAACCGCCTGTGGCAGCTGGGACTGAAGCTGCCCGCGCTGGAGAAGATCGGCTTGTCGCTCGGTGCGGACGTTCCCTTCTTTCTTCGCGGCCGCAACGCATGGGTGGAAGGAATCGGTGAGACAATCACGCCTCTCGCGCTGCCGTCCGCCCGGTTTGCAGTCGTGAAACCGGCCCACGGACTGGCGACGAAAGGAATCTTTCAGGACCCGTCCCTGAAACGGGACAGCAACAGTGCTACAATCGCAGGCTTTGCTGCTGACCCCTACGGTTTCGGTCACAACGACCTGGAACCAGTGGCTCGCAGGCTTTGCCCGGATGTGGCGGAAGCACTGCAATGGCTGGGCTCGCAGGGTTTGCATGGCCGGATGACCGGTTCCGGAAGCGCGGTCTTCGCGTTGCTTCCTGGGGGAAAATCCCTCGTGCAGGCACCGGCGGGCTGGGTGGCGAGGGAATGCGGCAATATGGATGTGCATCCGCTGGTCGGGTGGGCATCCAGCGACGATTCGGTTTGA